The following coding sequences are from one Caminibacter pacificus window:
- a CDS encoding DUF448 domain-containing protein, with product MCILCRKRFAQKDLIRLQCKNGELINFSGSGRSFYLCKDCIKDKKLSKKVSYFCKISKEKAEKQIELLLKEFT from the coding sequence ATGTGTATTTTATGTCGTAAGAGATTCGCTCAAAAAGATTTAATAAGACTTCAGTGTAAAAACGGAGAACTTATTAACTTTAGCGGAAGCGGTAGAAGCTTTTATTTGTGTAAAGATTGTATAAAAGATAAAAAATTATCAAAAAAAGTTTCATATTTTTGTAAAATTTCAAAAGAAAAAGCTGAAAAACAAATTGAATTATTATTAAAGGAGTTTACTTGA